The genomic region ATATCATCCAGTTCACTTTCGATCTTTCGGAAGACATGGGGATCGAGACGACCATCGGCATCAACCAGTATTTCGGGTTCCTCTTCAGGACGGTCCTGCCATTCGGCGTCATCTTCCAGATGCCGATCCTGGTGCTTTTCCTGACACAGCTTGGCCTGTTGACGCCGATGTTCCTCAAGAAGAACAGAAAGTATGCCTATTTCATCCTTCTGGTGATTGCGGCGCTCATTGCCCCGCCAGATCTGATGACGCATATCATGCTGACGATACCAATGATCGTACTATACGAAATCAGCATATACATCTCAAAAATCGGCTATCGGAGGCATTTGAAGGCAGAACAGAAGGCAATAGAAGAATCTTTGGATTCCGACTAGGGAGGTATTCAGGGTGAAATTCGATTCGAACACTGAAGCGTTTAAAACGTTGGGAGAAGCGGACAATGACTCATTGAATGAACGGCTTGAACAGGCACAGGATGACCAGTGGAGGCAGAAATACCATGTACAGCCCATTGCCGGCAGCATGAATTCGATTGCCGGATTCGTCCACCACGAGGGTATGTACCATATCTTCTATCAATGGTCCCCCTTTGCCGACAAAAGAACGAGATGCCTATATCATGTGACTTCGGGTGACCTTGTTTATTTTGAGAACAGGGGAATAGTAAAGATGTTGTCGGACGGAGCCTATTCAGGCTCCGCTTTTGTAATGGAAGAAGATATCCACCTCTACCACACTGAAGTGCGTTCGAACACGGTGTATCAGCAATATACCCCCTTAAAGATACAGGCGGGCATCCTCCATCCGGACAGGGCCGTACCCATCATCAAAGGCGTACCGCCCGAGTACGGCTGGTTGATGAAGGACCCGAAAGTCTGGTACGAGAATGGCAGGTGTTTCATGCTGCTCGGGGCGACTTCATCAGAAGAGTACGGGCGCCTCCTCGTCTTTGCCGGGGAAACACCTTCAGCATTCGAGTACAGGGGGGAATTGAAGACAGAACTCGACCAGTTCGGCTTCATGTGGGAAGCACCGGATTATTTTGAATTGGATGGCCACCAGGTATTCATGTTCTGTCCCCAGGGGCTCGACAAGTACAGGAACAGCTATTGGAACATATATCAGTCGGGATATATCATCGGGGAGTCGGATTGTGAAGCATTGACGCTCGACCATGGTTCGTTCCATGAATTGGACCATGGATTCGATTTCTATGCACCGCAGACGGTCCTCAACGGGGATGGGGAACGGCTGATGATCGGCTGGATGGGGATGAAGGAGACGGTTTATCCAACTGGGGATGCCTGGTCGCACTGCCTGACGCTTCCCCGCGAACTGTCTATTGAGGCGGGGCGGTTGAAGCAGAGGCCGGCTGCGTC from Salinicoccus sp. RF5 harbors:
- a CDS encoding glycoside hydrolase family 32 protein, giving the protein MKFDSNTEAFKTLGEADNDSLNERLEQAQDDQWRQKYHVQPIAGSMNSIAGFVHHEGMYHIFYQWSPFADKRTRCLYHVTSGDLVYFENRGIVKMLSDGAYSGSAFVMEEDIHLYHTEVRSNTVYQQYTPLKIQAGILHPDRAVPIIKGVPPEYGWLMKDPKVWYENGRCFMLLGATSSEEYGRLLVFAGETPSAFEYRGELKTELDQFGFMWEAPDYFELDGHQVFMFCPQGLDKYRNSYWNIYQSGYIIGESDCEALTLDHGSFHELDHGFDFYAPQTVLNGDGERLMIGWMGMKETVYPTGDAWSHCLTLPRELSIEAGRLKQRPAASLRKLREAEMTAEGYFNHRPKKVRDFYGDNYELVMDILENDATRIHIDLRVSRREQTSLIYETDTQTLILDTAFSGAMPENVDGTERKVVLDAPLTSLHIFVDVSSIEIFANDGEAVMTARIFPSDRATGMEVSTEIGSCHVKMTRYSLKQLSSKQVLDQG